One window of Desulfovibrio subterraneus genomic DNA carries:
- the radC gene encoding RadC family protein, producing MDSKPHFHGHRERLRQKLKKDPRQLADYEILELVLGTVLTRCDTKPLAKELLSRFKTLHGVLHARPAELRAVTGFGQSLENQWLLLRELMTRCLESPVRERATLSGPTEIVAMARLRLGSLQHEEFWAVFLDNQNRLLAWERISTGTVNTTMIYPRDLMEMALGYKASSLVIVHNHPGGNPVPSTPDVEITRQIIRSGQALGIRVLDHIIVTEGDFYSLKDEGLV from the coding sequence ATGGACAGCAAACCGCATTTTCATGGCCACAGGGAGCGCCTGCGCCAGAAACTCAAAAAAGATCCGCGCCAACTTGCGGATTATGAAATTCTGGAACTGGTGCTCGGTACCGTGCTCACCCGGTGCGATACCAAACCGCTGGCCAAGGAACTGCTGTCGAGATTCAAAACCCTGCACGGTGTGCTTCATGCCCGCCCTGCGGAGCTTCGTGCCGTAACCGGCTTTGGCCAGTCTCTGGAAAACCAGTGGCTGCTGCTCCGGGAACTCATGACACGGTGCCTTGAATCTCCTGTCAGGGAACGAGCCACCCTTTCCGGCCCGACGGAAATCGTCGCCATGGCAAGGCTCAGGCTCGGTTCGCTGCAGCATGAAGAGTTCTGGGCGGTGTTTCTGGATAACCAGAACAGGCTGCTTGCGTGGGAACGCATTTCCACCGGAACGGTGAACACGACCATGATCTATCCCCGCGACCTCATGGAAATGGCGCTGGGGTACAAGGCAAGCTCACTTGTCATCGTGCACAACCATCCGGGCGGCAATCCGGTTCCTTCAACGCCGGACGTGGAGATCACACGCCAGATCATCCGCTCCGGACAGGCACTGGGCATCCGGGTTCTGGACCATATCATCGTCACCGAAGGCGACTTT
- the lptE gene encoding LPS assembly lipoprotein LptE, which produces MWLPTSRNSVVGVARLLLLVLTATVLLSGCGYTLAGKEKGIFGSSKATVRMGSVENPTMYAWLPPRLRSLMRDEIHKRNLARWVDSSPSDYTMRIVINEFRLRSHMQNTDDVTLIYSASLSFEAIVYSGAKNAVVWRSGKESLSRTYDAKNEQEAGSELALLLVQRVCDRMRHNF; this is translated from the coding sequence ATGTGGTTGCCAACTAGCAGAAACAGTGTTGTCGGCGTAGCCCGCCTTCTCCTTCTTGTCCTCACCGCAACGGTGCTGCTCTCCGGATGCGGCTACACACTGGCGGGCAAGGAAAAGGGGATTTTCGGCAGCTCCAAAGCCACCGTCCGCATGGGATCGGTGGAAAACCCCACCATGTATGCATGGTTGCCGCCCAGACTCCGTTCGCTCATGCGGGACGAGATTCACAAGCGCAATCTGGCCCGGTGGGTGGATTCAAGCCCGTCCGACTACACCATGCGCATCGTGATCAACGAGTTCAGGCTGCGCAGCCACATGCAGAACACGGACGACGTAACGCTGATTTATTCGGCATCGCTCTCGTTCGAGGCCATTGTCTACAGCGGCGCTAAAAACGCCGTAGTGTGGCGCTCCGGCAAGGAGTCGCTCTCGCGGACCTATGACGCAAAGAATGAGCAGGAGGCCGGATCGGAACTCGCCCTGCTTCTTGTCCAGCGCGTCTGCGACCGCATGAGGCACAACTTCTAG
- the holA gene encoding DNA polymerase III subunit delta: protein MSRPGFTICTCPDAQLIKDHIESLLNANPAAEGQWQRHVYWGDEGLPPVFWENLTLQGLFASPKSLVVRNAQNLSTDDWKKLSQALGSFNPLAWPFLCLEVPFEKGKAKVAKAITGLKCWGFAEKKGWIWESAGLSPRDMRDFVTGWAAKNAITIPPQALQMLAQNLPSDATAATRELEKLALAAGDSAAITPELASEIAQETEMDIFAFINALQTGNAPDKVWSKVVQGHATGEDGIFKFLAMLLREARILWQLLAGEQVFLPGNVKQNKERLAASMGRGRIARIWDLALEAEKGIKTGERKPEQAMEMLVAGLIALFGSPKAAHQRPQHAQTAYRR from the coding sequence ATGTCCAGACCCGGATTCACCATCTGCACCTGCCCCGATGCACAGCTCATCAAGGACCATATAGAGTCCCTGCTCAACGCCAATCCTGCAGCCGAAGGCCAATGGCAGCGGCACGTCTATTGGGGTGATGAAGGCCTGCCTCCCGTTTTCTGGGAAAACCTGACCCTGCAGGGGCTCTTTGCCTCGCCCAAATCTCTGGTCGTTCGCAACGCCCAGAACCTTTCCACCGATGACTGGAAAAAACTGAGCCAGGCGCTGGGCAGTTTCAACCCGCTCGCATGGCCCTTTCTCTGCCTTGAAGTACCGTTTGAAAAGGGCAAGGCCAAGGTCGCCAAGGCCATAACCGGTCTCAAATGCTGGGGGTTTGCCGAAAAAAAGGGCTGGATATGGGAATCGGCAGGGCTCTCCCCGCGTGACATGCGCGACTTTGTCACCGGCTGGGCCGCAAAGAATGCCATCACCATTCCCCCGCAGGCACTGCAGATGCTGGCCCAGAACCTTCCTTCCGACGCCACGGCAGCCACGCGGGAACTGGAAAAGCTGGCCCTTGCCGCAGGGGACAGCGCAGCCATAACACCGGAACTTGCCTCGGAGATTGCGCAGGAAACCGAAATGGACATCTTCGCTTTCATCAATGCCCTGCAAACCGGCAACGCGCCGGATAAGGTATGGAGCAAGGTAGTGCAGGGTCACGCCACAGGCGAGGACGGAATCTTCAAATTTCTTGCCATGTTGCTGCGCGAGGCTCGCATTCTGTGGCAATTGCTGGCCGGTGAACAGGTCTTTCTGCCCGGCAATGTCAAACAGAACAAGGAACGGCTTGCCGCTTCCATGGGACGTGGACGAATTGCACGGATATGGGATCTCGCCCTTGAAGCTGAAAAAGGCATTAAAACCGGCGAGCGAAAGCCGGAACAAGCCATGGAAATGCTTGTTGCGGGTCTTATTGCCTTATTTGGCAGCCCCAAAGCCGCTCATCAGCGTCCCCAACACGCTCAAACTGCTTATAGACGTTAG